In Chloroflexota bacterium, a single window of DNA contains:
- a CDS encoding alpha/beta fold hydrolase: MSVILIEERIIHYETLGRGKPLIFLHGWLGSWRYWMHAMEALSENYRTHAFDLWGYGDSDKQGGRHDMDSYLRLLEAFMDQMGILKAPLVAHSLGGILAVHFAAKHPDRAPRLALVSTPLTDAGLNTGAILGKSAIGKFQQKRQIPHNIVWQDIARIAPNAVEESLANLKGFDIRPLLRQLPMPTLLVYGRKDGLVDPAQATAIAANNPRVRVLTMTESKHFPMLDEVGRFNRLLADFLEIGEDLTQLDLKTEWRRRTH; encoded by the coding sequence ATGAGCGTCATCCTCATTGAGGAGCGAATCATCCACTACGAAACGCTGGGGCGAGGCAAGCCGCTGATCTTCCTTCACGGCTGGCTCGGTTCGTGGCGCTACTGGATGCATGCCATGGAGGCGCTCTCCGAGAATTACCGCACGCACGCCTTTGACCTGTGGGGGTACGGGGATTCGGACAAGCAGGGCGGCCGCCACGACATGGATTCCTACCTGCGCCTGCTGGAAGCCTTCATGGATCAGATGGGTATCCTCAAGGCTCCGCTGGTGGCCCACAGCCTGGGGGGCATCCTGGCCGTGCACTTCGCGGCCAAACACCCGGACCGCGCGCCGCGCCTGGCGCTGGTGAGCACGCCCCTCACCGATGCGGGCCTCAACACCGGCGCCATCCTCGGCAAGTCGGCCATCGGCAAGTTCCAGCAGAAGCGGCAGATCCCCCACAATATCGTGTGGCAGGACATCGCCCGCATCGCGCCCAACGCGGTTGAGGAGAGTCTGGCCAACCTGAAGGGCTTTGACATCCGTCCCTTGCTGCGCCAGTTGCCGATGCCGACGCTCCTCGTGTACGGGCGCAAGGACGGGCTGGTGGATCCGGCCCAGGCCACCGCCATAGCGGCCAACAACCCACGGGTGCGGGTGCTCACCATGACCGAGTCCAAGCACTTCCCGATGCTGGATGAGGTCGGCCGTTTCAACCGCCTGCTGGCCGACTTCCTGGAAATCGGCGAGGACCTGACCCAACTGGACCTAAAGACAGAATGGCGTCGGCGCACACACTGA
- a CDS encoding response regulator: MPKIVVAEDERDILELLRFILELNGFEVVTANNGEEAVQQTLAVMPDLVLMDVRMPRMTGHQACQALKANPKTKGIPVVFLSARGQEADIKQGLSLGAADYILKPFSPEELPGRLRNVLAAAKGK; the protein is encoded by the coding sequence ATGCCGAAAATCGTTGTAGCCGAGGACGAGCGCGATATCCTGGAACTCCTTCGGTTCATCCTGGAACTCAACGGGTTTGAGGTCGTAACCGCGAACAACGGAGAAGAGGCCGTGCAACAGACGCTGGCGGTGATGCCCGACCTGGTGCTGATGGACGTGCGGATGCCGCGCATGACGGGGCACCAGGCGTGCCAGGCGCTGAAGGCGAACCCGAAGACGAAGGGCATTCCAGTGGTGTTTCTTTCCGCGCGCGGGCAGGAGGCCGACATCAAGCAGGGGCTTTCGTTGGGGGCGGCGGACTATATCCTGAAGCCGTTCTCGCCGGAAGAGTTGCCCGGTCGGCTGCGGAATGTGCTGGCGGCCGCCAAAGGGAAATGA
- a CDS encoding GAF domain-containing protein → MNISRGRLRAQQVVVWLYWFGWLYALISSLANQGRVGFWVLGLLAAQLLALRIRALRAFRERHALLGLLAVEVPFSIAVFYLTGGRTSPASILAYFLVGLGAAWLPIGALAAFIAGVAVAFLLPLVPPLWPAGEPIRWSFLITGLFSYYALGYIVRYLVRSEEQDRAAQLESQEILAQSRRRVNELTALQRISRQLSSTLELDKLLPMIVEETVAATPATHGALLLVDENTGKLALREAYGYTPDQIMAYKTLDFEATKTIVGRVRETGQPALIADVSQDADYFALVPETRSEVAVPIRMGNVVVGVLNLEARTPQAFTEADVHFLEAIADQAALALANAQLYAATDRTLARRVEELGAMSEITRELASTLDLHRVLDLLIGRAIQATGATSALAGLYDPETDRLELLAQRNYPTLITPEGDMQRPSPGGITMRVVRTGRPALVPDVAKDPDYVPALPDTRSQLTVPIRYENQVLGVLNLESNRPAAFTTDNLAFVENLANQAAVAVRNARLYDQELRRFQEISLLNEVGQAISGSLDLEATLQTILESARRLLDYYVAEVNLWDEDQGVMVTWAAAGEPGYLTQVGATYTPEQGYTGWITRNQKPLFIPDVQARTDVRPRLDSEQIPFRSYMGVPLMKGPKLVGTLEMAAERPNAFSQQDLRLLQAIAGQAAVAIENARLYEEMQARVDEMAGLFQIAGIVTSTLDLEQMLQQTLHKAADLLKAEKMALLMYNETTERLEARASGVVGLPPEEAETLSIDATFPEFAYGVFRTGRPFRSSDAPNDKRIIPAYRPLIHKYGFRTVLSVPLRTQDVVLGELHAGNKRDGAFSAEDERLLATIAAQLATGIQNLRLYQRTDEQLRHQVDQMTALQRITRELNATLELERILEVVITEAIRATRASHGNIALLDVESGKFHVVAYKGYSEEEEAILKGMTLGDGNSVAEDAIRSAKSIIVADARKETRPVCIRKGTLSAVAVPILYEGAVAGVISLRAMEAQAFDEETVKFLEALANQAGVAIGNAWRYQEQVRLGSSLSRRAEQLRSLLEIGNALRMNLSLEEVLDQIVYAIPETTGFNLALLSVVEGDPPYLRRVAAAGLPLAVFEEMRRVRQPLERFTRIMRDEYRISQSYFFPHQKAHEWQEGLHVYTPPAPEDEEWEQGRWHPEDMLIVPLHSSSGEILGLLSVDEPRDGRVPTRAVVEALEIFANQAAIAIENAQLYEKQLAQSRLMARRAEQLSNLLNFGNALKAEMSLEQVCREITEAAHKQMGYRLVALNLIDGEDPTLVRVVATAGVGDGAPVSAAPFPRAALESLLDERYRISQSYLITGDGKGTLEGSGAPVYVPDLGPREPEEWQPTDALIVPLTGSKGHIGYLSLDDPISRRRPEPEDIAALEVFANQAAIGIENAMLYENVISRMREISAMYDVSRGLVSTLDPEEMLEDVLSALRQSAGYDNCAFLLLDPVTDDLVVRAAVGYMEDVRGLRIQVGREGITGWVAENKQPLVVPDVTQDSRYIQKDSQTRSEIAVPMMVGNRLIGVLDAQSSQLDAFGERDLRILSAVAAQTAVAIENSRLYEETRRRATQLEATSEVGRRIASILGLDELLTEVVELVHETFNYDHVHVFLIDPDTQEAVYRAGNGSVGRAIREEGLRLKVGQEGMIGHAASTRQPLIANDVTKDPYYVPHPLLADTRSECTVPLVIGDRVIGVLDVQSHELDAFGDDDLFLLQTLGDQLAVAIENARLFEESERRIRSLAALNRMGQTISSTLDLPALLEEAYRQIGQVIDASNFYIALYDEENDEVSFPLAVEEGERVTWASRRGTRSLTEHIIRTRQPLFLPENVVEAATEILGNPPVGRPALSWMGVPMIVGEKVIGVIAVQSYIKPRAYTEEDLNVLQTIAAQVATAVQNARLFQETRQSAEEMRLLYDLGVALSETLELDRVLTLIAQSALRLTHTQLATLYIKGQTEDELVFKVVSDPPEMAQQIEVHKPRARGLTAEILRSGKPLVIDEVAQDSRVSSVIRKLGVQSMLGVPVQLEGQTIGVLFAGSTEPHHFTDREVSLVNFLVNQASRAIRNAQLYQEITRLNLELEERVEQRTRELAKANEELTIERDRTEALYRIARELSQTLDLNRVMSRALQLLKESIGMRQGSILLLDQATGKLVHRASLTRGQADQAASLSRSFSAGVGLAGWVLQHRQAVIVPDVTKDKRWLTTVGEETVRSALSVPLQAGEDILGVLTLADPRPDYFSEAHLKMVTAAATQIATAIGNAELYRLIQEQADRLGDMLRMQQTEASKTRAILEGIADGVVVTDTDGRIILFNDAAERILGVPRNVVMNENVHALPATLSAGAEMAARGLAAVSRWVGVASRQRPQMEERFAVGNKVASVRVAPVMMGDELLGTVALFRDISKEVEAERVKNEFISTVSHELRTPMTSIKGYTDLLFMQAAGPITDAQRKFLTVIKSNADRLATLVNDLLDISRIETGRIRLDRQPTDAAKVIQDVVTALRKQAEEKQLTVTIKVKSPLPPVYADRDRLTQILTNLVDNACRYTPAGGKITVSARRVSDKVQIDVADTGIGISPEDQKKVFDRFYRADHPVVQETGGTGLGLAIVKSFVEMHGGTIWLKSELGKGSKFSFTMPIAVFDQPLPPREEVTEEAEPIGAGKRILVVEDEPDIANLVATHLREEGYEVSTCGRGDEVMDLVLRERPHLITLDVRLPGKDGFEVLSDLKSNPETTDIPVVILSIVPDPDRAYRLGAVDYLGKPVDEKRLVSTVHSILFAHDLVLICDDNEDTQKLLREVLERNGFVARAVSDGRQVLAVAEKERPGLILLDLKMPGLDGYSVLEQLKRNPNTADIPVIVMTASISEDKMKRERALALGAVNFMTKPFSIPDLVEEVRKTLESRSRPNGEAESARGATEDRAE, encoded by the coding sequence ACTACGCGCTGGGGTACATCGTCCGCTACCTGGTGCGATCAGAGGAGCAGGACCGCGCTGCGCAACTGGAGAGCCAGGAGATTCTCGCCCAGTCGCGCCGGCGCGTGAACGAACTGACCGCCCTGCAGCGCATCAGCCGCCAACTCAGCAGCACCCTGGAACTGGACAAACTCCTGCCCATGATCGTGGAGGAGACCGTGGCCGCCACGCCCGCGACCCACGGGGCCTTGCTCCTGGTAGACGAGAACACGGGGAAGTTGGCGCTGCGCGAGGCGTATGGCTACACGCCCGACCAGATCATGGCCTACAAGACGCTGGATTTTGAGGCCACGAAGACCATCGTGGGGCGCGTGCGCGAGACGGGGCAGCCGGCGCTGATCGCCGACGTGTCGCAGGACGCGGACTACTTTGCGCTCGTGCCCGAGACCCGCTCCGAGGTCGCGGTGCCCATTCGCATGGGCAACGTCGTGGTGGGCGTGCTGAACCTGGAGGCGCGGACGCCCCAGGCGTTCACCGAAGCCGACGTTCACTTTCTGGAGGCCATTGCCGACCAGGCGGCGCTGGCGCTGGCCAACGCGCAACTGTACGCGGCCACCGACCGGACGCTGGCGCGGCGCGTGGAAGAACTGGGCGCGATGAGCGAGATCACGCGCGAACTGGCCAGCACGCTGGATTTGCACCGCGTGTTGGACTTGCTCATCGGCCGCGCCATCCAGGCCACGGGCGCGACCTCGGCGCTGGCGGGCCTGTACGACCCCGAAACGGATAGGTTGGAACTCCTGGCGCAGCGGAACTACCCCACGCTCATCACGCCCGAAGGGGACATGCAGCGCCCGTCTCCTGGTGGCATCACCATGCGCGTGGTGCGCACCGGCAGGCCCGCCCTCGTCCCCGATGTAGCCAAGGACCCCGACTACGTGCCGGCCCTGCCCGACACACGCTCGCAGTTGACCGTGCCCATCCGCTACGAGAACCAGGTGCTGGGCGTGCTGAACCTGGAGAGCAACCGCCCTGCCGCGTTTACGACCGACAACCTGGCGTTTGTGGAGAACCTGGCCAACCAGGCGGCGGTTGCGGTGCGGAATGCGCGCCTCTACGATCAGGAACTCCGCCGCTTCCAGGAGATTTCGCTGCTGAACGAGGTGGGCCAGGCCATTTCGGGCAGCCTGGATTTGGAAGCCACGCTCCAGACCATTTTGGAAAGCGCGCGCCGCCTGCTGGACTACTACGTGGCCGAAGTGAACCTGTGGGACGAGGACCAGGGTGTCATGGTTACGTGGGCGGCGGCAGGCGAACCCGGCTACCTGACCCAGGTTGGCGCCACCTATACCCCCGAGCAGGGATACACCGGCTGGATCACCCGCAACCAGAAGCCGCTGTTCATCCCCGACGTGCAGGCGCGCACCGATGTTCGGCCTCGCCTGGATTCGGAGCAAATCCCCTTCCGCTCCTATATGGGCGTGCCGCTGATGAAGGGGCCAAAACTGGTGGGGACACTGGAGATGGCGGCGGAGCGCCCCAACGCCTTCTCGCAGCAAGACCTGCGCCTCCTGCAGGCGATTGCAGGCCAGGCCGCCGTCGCCATTGAGAACGCCCGCCTGTACGAAGAGATGCAGGCCAGGGTGGACGAGATGGCCGGCCTGTTCCAAATCGCCGGCATCGTTACCTCCACGCTGGACCTGGAGCAGATGCTCCAGCAGACGCTGCACAAGGCGGCCGACCTGCTCAAGGCCGAGAAGATGGCGCTGCTCATGTACAACGAGACCACGGAGCGGCTGGAGGCTCGCGCCAGCGGCGTTGTGGGGCTGCCGCCCGAAGAGGCCGAAACCCTGTCCATTGACGCGACATTTCCCGAATTCGCCTATGGCGTGTTCCGCACGGGACGCCCGTTCCGGTCGTCGGACGCGCCAAACGACAAACGCATCATCCCCGCCTATCGCCCGCTCATCCACAAGTACGGATTCCGCACGGTGCTGTCGGTGCCGTTGCGGACGCAGGACGTGGTGCTGGGCGAACTCCATGCGGGGAACAAGCGCGACGGCGCCTTTTCCGCCGAGGATGAGCGGCTTCTTGCGACCATCGCCGCGCAACTGGCCACCGGCATCCAGAACCTGCGGCTGTACCAGCGCACCGACGAGCAACTGCGACATCAGGTGGACCAGATGACGGCCCTCCAGCGCATCACGCGGGAACTCAACGCCACGCTGGAGTTGGAGCGCATCCTGGAGGTCGTCATCACCGAGGCGATTCGCGCCACCCGCGCGTCCCACGGGAACATCGCCTTGCTGGACGTGGAGAGCGGCAAGTTCCACGTCGTTGCCTACAAGGGGTACTCCGAAGAAGAGGAGGCAATCCTCAAAGGGATGACCCTGGGCGACGGGAACAGCGTTGCCGAAGACGCCATACGCTCGGCGAAGTCCATCATCGTGGCCGACGCACGCAAGGAGACGCGCCCGGTCTGCATCCGCAAGGGCACGCTGTCGGCCGTGGCGGTGCCCATCCTGTACGAGGGGGCGGTCGCGGGCGTCATCAGCCTGCGCGCCATGGAAGCGCAGGCGTTTGACGAGGAAACGGTCAAGTTCCTGGAGGCGCTGGCCAACCAGGCGGGCGTGGCCATCGGCAACGCCTGGCGGTATCAGGAGCAGGTGCGGCTGGGGAGCAGCCTGAGCCGTCGCGCCGAGCAGTTGCGCAGCCTGCTGGAAATCGGCAACGCCCTGCGCATGAACCTCTCGCTGGAAGAGGTGCTGGATCAGATCGTGTACGCCATTCCCGAAACGACAGGGTTCAACCTGGCGCTGCTCAGCGTCGTGGAGGGCGACCCGCCGTACCTGCGGCGCGTTGCGGCGGCGGGGTTGCCCCTCGCCGTCTTTGAGGAGATGCGGCGCGTGCGGCAGCCGCTGGAGCGGTTCACCCGCATCATGCGCGACGAGTACCGCATCAGCCAGTCCTACTTCTTCCCGCACCAGAAGGCGCACGAATGGCAGGAAGGGCTTCACGTGTACACGCCGCCGGCGCCGGAGGACGAAGAGTGGGAACAGGGGCGGTGGCATCCCGAAGACATGCTCATCGTCCCGCTGCATTCCTCGTCCGGCGAGATTCTGGGGCTGCTGAGCGTGGATGAGCCTCGCGACGGGCGGGTGCCCACCCGCGCGGTCGTGGAGGCGCTGGAGATTTTCGCCAACCAGGCGGCCATCGCCATTGAGAACGCGCAACTGTACGAGAAGCAGTTGGCCCAGAGCCGATTGATGGCGCGCCGCGCAGAGCAACTGAGCAACCTGCTCAACTTCGGCAATGCCCTCAAGGCCGAGATGAGCCTGGAGCAGGTTTGCCGCGAGATCACCGAGGCCGCGCACAAGCAGATGGGGTATCGCCTTGTGGCGCTGAACCTGATTGACGGCGAAGACCCCACCCTGGTGCGCGTGGTGGCCACGGCGGGCGTCGGCGACGGTGCGCCCGTGTCGGCGGCGCCCTTCCCGCGCGCCGCGCTGGAAAGCCTGCTGGACGAACGCTATCGCATCAGCCAGTCCTATCTCATCACCGGCGACGGCAAGGGCACGCTGGAGGGGAGCGGCGCGCCGGTGTACGTGCCCGACCTGGGGCCGCGCGAGCCGGAGGAGTGGCAGCCCACCGACGCCCTCATCGTCCCGCTGACCGGCAGTAAGGGGCACATCGGCTACCTGTCGCTGGACGACCCCATCAGCCGCCGCCGACCCGAGCCGGAAGACATCGCGGCGCTGGAGGTGTTTGCCAACCAGGCGGCCATCGGCATTGAGAACGCGATGCTGTACGAAAACGTCATCTCGCGCATGCGCGAGATTTCGGCCATGTACGACGTGAGCCGAGGGCTGGTCTCCACGCTGGACCCCGAAGAGATGCTGGAAGACGTGTTGAGCGCGCTCCGGCAGTCGGCGGGGTACGACAACTGCGCGTTCCTGCTCCTGGACCCGGTTACCGACGACCTGGTGGTGCGCGCCGCCGTGGGGTACATGGAAGACGTTCGCGGGCTGCGCATCCAGGTGGGACGGGAAGGCATCACCGGATGGGTCGCCGAGAACAAGCAGCCGCTGGTGGTGCCCGACGTTACCCAGGATTCCCGCTACATCCAGAAGGACTCGCAGACCCGTTCGGAGATCGCCGTGCCCATGATGGTGGGCAATCGGCTCATCGGCGTCCTGGACGCGCAGAGCAGCCAGTTGGATGCCTTCGGCGAGCGGGATTTGCGCATCCTATCGGCGGTGGCCGCGCAGACCGCCGTGGCCATTGAGAACAGTCGCCTGTACGAGGAGACGCGCAGGCGCGCCACGCAGTTGGAGGCCACCAGCGAGGTGGGCCGCCGCATCGCTTCCATCCTGGGCCTGGACGAACTGCTCACCGAGGTGGTGGAACTGGTGCACGAGACGTTCAACTACGACCACGTGCACGTGTTCCTCATTGACCCCGACACGCAAGAGGCCGTGTACCGCGCGGGCAACGGCTCCGTGGGGCGCGCCATACGCGAAGAAGGGCTGCGGCTGAAGGTGGGCCAGGAAGGGATGATCGGCCACGCCGCCAGCACCCGCCAGCCGCTCATCGCCAACGACGTTACCAAGGACCCCTACTACGTGCCGCATCCGCTCCTGGCCGACACGCGGTCGGAATGCACCGTGCCCCTGGTCATCGGCGACCGCGTCATCGGTGTGCTGGACGTGCAGAGCCACGAGTTGGACGCTTTCGGCGACGACGACCTGTTCCTCCTCCAGACGCTTGGCGACCAGTTGGCCGTGGCCATTGAGAACGCACGCCTGTTTGAGGAATCGGAGCGGCGGATTCGTTCGCTGGCCGCGCTCAACCGCATGGGCCAGACCATCAGTTCCACCCTGGACCTGCCGGCGCTGTTGGAGGAGGCGTATAGGCAGATTGGCCAGGTCATTGACGCATCCAACTTCTACATCGCCCTGTACGACGAGGAGAACGATGAGGTGTCGTTCCCGCTGGCGGTTGAGGAGGGCGAGCGCGTAACCTGGGCCAGCCGACGCGGCACGCGGAGCCTGACCGAGCACATCATCCGCACGCGACAGCCGCTGTTCCTGCCCGAGAACGTGGTGGAGGCGGCGACCGAAATCCTGGGCAACCCGCCCGTGGGCAGGCCCGCGCTGTCGTGGATGGGCGTGCCGATGATCGTCGGCGAGAAGGTCATCGGCGTGATCGCCGTGCAGAGTTACATCAAGCCGCGCGCCTACACCGAAGAGGACCTGAACGTGCTGCAAACCATCGCCGCGCAGGTGGCCACGGCTGTGCAGAACGCGCGCCTGTTCCAGGAGACGCGCCAGAGCGCCGAGGAGATGCGCCTGCTGTACGACCTGGGCGTGGCCCTCAGCGAGACTCTGGAACTGGATCGCGTGCTGACGCTCATCGCCCAGAGCGCGCTGCGGCTGACCCACACGCAACTTGCTACGCTGTACATCAAGGGCCAGACCGAGGATGAACTGGTCTTCAAGGTCGTGTCGGACCCGCCGGAGATGGCGCAGCAGATTGAGGTGCACAAGCCCAGGGCGCGCGGGTTGACCGCCGAGATCCTGCGATCGGGCAAGCCGCTCGTCATAGACGAGGTAGCGCAGGATAGCCGCGTCAGTTCGGTGATTCGCAAACTGGGCGTGCAGTCCATGCTCGGCGTGCCGGTGCAACTGGAAGGACAAACCATCGGCGTGCTGTTCGCAGGCTCCACCGAACCCCATCACTTCACCGATCGGGAAGTGTCGCTCGTGAACTTCCTGGTGAACCAGGCCTCGCGCGCCATCCGCAACGCCCAGTTGTACCAAGAGATCACGCGGCTGAACCTGGAACTGGAAGAGCGCGTGGAGCAGCGCACGCGCGAACTGGCGAAGGCCAACGAGGAACTCACGATTGAGCGCGACCGCACCGAGGCGCTGTACCGCATCGCCCGCGAATTGAGCCAGACGCTGGACCTGAACCGCGTGATGAGCCGCGCCCTGCAACTCCTGAAGGAGTCCATCGGCATGCGGCAGGGGTCCATCCTGCTGCTGGATCAGGCGACGGGCAAACTGGTGCACCGCGCCTCGCTGACGCGGGGCCAGGCGGACCAGGCCGCGTCGCTGTCGCGGTCCTTCAGCGCGGGGGTTGGGCTGGCCGGATGGGTGCTCCAGCACCGCCAGGCGGTCATCGTGCCCGACGTAACCAAGGACAAGCGCTGGCTGACCACGGTGGGCGAAGAGACGGTGCGCTCGGCGCTGTCGGTGCCGCTCCAGGCGGGCGAGGACATCCTCGGCGTGCTGACGCTGGCCGACCCCAGGCCCGACTATTTCAGCGAGGCCCACCTGAAGATGGTAACCGCCGCCGCCACCCAGATCGCCACGGCCATCGGCAACGCCGAACTGTATCGCCTCATCCAGGAGCAGGCGGACCGCCTGGGCGACATGCTGCGGATGCAGCAGACCGAGGCATCCAAGACCCGCGCCATTCTGGAAGGCATCGCCGACGGCGTGGTGGTTACCGACACCGACGGGCGCATCATCCTGTTCAACGACGCCGCCGAGCGCATCCTGGGCGTGCCGCGCAACGTGGTGATGAACGAGAACGTGCATGCCCTGCCGGCCACGCTTTCGGCGGGGGCCGAGATGGCCGCCCGCGGGCTGGCCGCCGTGAGCCGCTGGGTCGGCGTCGCGTCCCGCCAGCGGCCACAGATGGAAGAGCGTTTCGCCGTGGGCAACAAGGTGGCCAGCGTGCGCGTGGCGCCGGTGATGATGGGCGACGAATTGCTGGGAACCGTGGCGCTGTTCCGCGACATCTCCAAGGAAGTGGAGGCGGAGCGCGTCAAGAACGAATTCATCTCCACCGTGTCCCACGAATTGCGCACGCCCATGACTTCCATCAAGGGCTACACCGACCTCCTGTTCATGCAAGCGGCAGGCCCTATTACGGATGCCCAGCGCAAGTTCCTGACCGTCATCAAGTCCAACGCCGACCGACTGGCGACGCTGGTCAACGACCTGCTGGACATCTCGCGGATTGAGACCGGACGCATCCGCTTGGACCGCCAGCCCACCGACGCCGCCAAGGTCATCCAGGACGTGGTAACCGCGCTGCGCAAGCAAGCCGAGGAGAAGCAACTCACGGTTACCATCAAGGTCAAATCGCCCTTGCCGCCGGTGTACGCCGACCGCGACCGCCTGACGCAGATTCTGACCAACCTAGTGGACAACGCGTGCCGCTACACGCCCGCGGGCGGCAAGATCACCGTCTCGGCGCGCCGCGTGTCGGACAAGGTGCAGATAGACGTGGCCGACACCGGCATCGGCATCTCGCCCGAGGACCAGAAGAAGGTCTTTGACCGCTTCTATCGCGCCGACCATCCGGTGGTGCAGGAGACGGGCGGCACCGGCCTGGGCCTGGCCATCGTCAAGTCGTTCGTGGAGATGCACGGCGGCACCATCTGGCTCAAGAGCGAACTGGGCAAGGGGTCCAAGTTCAGTTTCACGATGCCCATCGCCGTGTTTGACCAGCCGCTCCCGCCGCGGGAAGAGGTTACGGAAGAAGCCGAGCCCATTGGCGCGGGCAAGCGGATTCTCGTGGTGGAAGACGAGCCCGACATCGCGAACCTGGTGGCCACGCATCTGCGCGAGGAAGGGTACGAGGTGAGCACTTGCGGGCGGGGCGACGAGGTGATGGACCTCGTCCTGCGCGAGAGACCGCACCTCATCACGCTGGACGTTCGCCTGCCGGGCAAGGACGGGTTTGAGGTGCTCAGCGACCTGAAGTCCAACCCCGAGACCACGGACATCCCCGTGGTGATTCTGTCCATCGTCCCCGACCCCGACCGGGCCTACCGCTTGGGGGCGGTGGACTACCTGGGCAAGCCGGTGGACGAGAAGCGGCTCGTCAGCACGGTTCACTCCATCCTGTTCGCCCACGACCTGGTGCTCATCTGCGATGATAACGAGGACACGCAGAAACTGCTGCGCGAGGTGCTGGAGCGCAACGGGTTCGTGGCGCGGGCCGTGTCCGACGGCCGCCAGGTGCTGGCCGTGGCCGAAAAGGAGCGCCCCGGCCTCATCCTGCTGGACCTCAAGATGCCCGGGCTGGACGGCTACTCGGTGCTGGAGCAACTGAAGCGGAATCCGAACACCGCCGACATCCCGGTGATCGTGATGACGGCCAGTATCTCTGAAGACAAGATGAAGCGCGAGCGGGCGTTGGCCCTGGGCGCCGTGAACTTCATGACCAAGCCCTTCTCCATCCCAGACCTGGTGGAGGAAGTGCGCAAGACGCTGGAATCTCGGTCCAGGCCGAACGGTGAGGCGGAGTCGGCCCGCGGCGCGACCGAGGACCGCGCCGAGTAA